A stretch of the Pseudomonas helvetica genome encodes the following:
- the rep gene encoding DNA helicase Rep yields the protein MSRLNPRQQEAVSYVGGPLLVLAGAGSGKTSVITRKIAHLIQSCGIRAQYIVAMTFTNKAAREMKERVGTLLKGGEGRGLTVCTFHNLGLNIIRKEHVRLGYKPGFSIFDETDVKALMTDIMQKEYSGDDGVDEIKNMIGAWKNDLILPPEALENARNPKEQTAAIVYTHYQRTLKAFNAVDFDDLILLPVKLFQEHADILEKWQNKVRYLLVDEYQDTNASQYLLVKLLIGTRNQFTVVGDDDQSIYAWRGARPENLMLLKDDYPSLKVVMLEQNYRSTSRILRCANVLISNNPHEFEKQLWSEMGHGDEIRVIRCRNEDAEAERVAVEILSLHLRTDRPYSDFAILYRGNYQAKLIELKLQHHQVPYRLSGGNSFFGRQEVKDLMAYFRLIVNPDDDNAFLRVINVPRREIGSTTLEKLGNYATERKISMYAATDEIGLGEHLDSRFTDRLARFKRFMDRVREQCAGEDPISALRSMIMDIDYENWLRTNSSSDKAADYRMGNVWFLIEALKNTLEKDEDGEMTVEDAIGKLVLRDMLERQQEEEDGAEGVQMMTLHASKGLEFPYVFIMGMEEEILPHRSSIEADTIEEERRLAYVGITRARQTLAFTFAAKRKQYGEIIDCSPSRFLDELPPDDLAWEGNDDTPTEVKAVRGNSALADIRAMLKR from the coding sequence ATGTCCCGACTCAATCCCCGGCAGCAAGAAGCCGTGAGCTACGTCGGCGGCCCTCTTTTGGTGCTCGCCGGTGCTGGCTCCGGCAAGACCAGTGTCATCACCCGCAAAATCGCCCACCTGATCCAGAGCTGTGGCATTCGTGCCCAGTACATCGTCGCCATGACCTTTACCAACAAGGCCGCGCGCGAGATGAAGGAGCGGGTCGGCACATTGCTCAAGGGTGGTGAAGGACGCGGTCTGACGGTGTGCACGTTCCACAACCTTGGGCTGAACATCATCCGCAAGGAGCATGTGCGGCTAGGCTACAAACCCGGTTTCTCGATTTTCGACGAGACCGACGTCAAAGCCCTGATGACCGACATCATGCAAAAGGAATATTCGGGCGACGACGGCGTCGACGAGATCAAGAACATGATCGGCGCCTGGAAGAACGACCTGATCCTGCCGCCCGAAGCCCTGGAAAACGCCCGCAACCCCAAGGAGCAGACTGCCGCCATCGTCTACACCCACTACCAGCGCACGCTCAAGGCGTTCAACGCAGTGGATTTCGACGACCTGATCCTGTTGCCGGTGAAGCTGTTCCAGGAACACGCCGACATCCTCGAAAAGTGGCAGAACAAAGTCCGCTACCTGCTGGTGGACGAATACCAGGACACCAACGCCAGCCAGTACCTGCTGGTGAAATTGCTGATCGGCACGCGCAACCAGTTCACCGTGGTGGGCGACGATGACCAGTCGATCTACGCCTGGCGCGGCGCCCGTCCAGAAAACCTGATGCTGCTCAAGGACGACTACCCGTCCTTGAAAGTGGTGATGCTGGAGCAAAACTACCGCTCCACCAGCCGCATCCTGCGCTGCGCCAACGTGCTGATCTCGAACAACCCCCACGAGTTTGAAAAACAACTGTGGAGCGAGATGGGCCATGGCGACGAGATCCGGGTGATCCGCTGCCGCAACGAAGACGCCGAAGCCGAGCGCGTGGCCGTGGAAATCCTCAGCCTGCACCTGCGCACCGACCGCCCGTACAGCGATTTCGCAATTCTCTACCGCGGTAACTACCAGGCCAAGCTGATCGAGCTGAAGCTGCAACACCACCAGGTCCCTTATCGACTGTCCGGTGGCAACAGCTTCTTCGGACGTCAGGAAGTCAAAGACCTGATGGCCTACTTCCGCCTGATCGTGAACCCGGATGACGACAACGCCTTCCTGCGGGTGATCAACGTCCCACGCCGGGAAATCGGTTCGACCACGCTGGAGAAGCTCGGTAACTACGCGACTGAACGCAAGATCTCGATGTATGCCGCGACCGATGAAATCGGCCTGGGCGAACATCTGGACAGCCGCTTCACCGATCGTCTGGCGCGCTTCAAGCGCTTCATGGACCGCGTGCGCGAGCAGTGTGCCGGCGAAGACCCGATCTCCGCCCTGCGCAGCATGATCATGGACATCGACTACGAGAACTGGCTGCGCACCAACAGCTCCAGCGACAAGGCCGCCGACTACCGCATGGGTAACGTCTGGTTCCTGATCGAGGCGCTGAAGAACACCCTGGAAAAAGACGAAGACGGCGAAATGACCGTCGAAGACGCGATCGGCAAGCTGGTCTTGCGCGACATGCTCGAACGCCAGCAGGAAGAGGAAGACGGCGCCGAAGGCGTGCAGATGATGACCTTGCACGCCTCCAAAGGCCTGGAATTCCCCTACGTGTTCATCATGGGCATGGAAGAGGAAATCCTCCCGCACCGCTCCAGTATCGAAGCCGACACCATCGAAGAAGAACGCCGTTTGGCCTACGTCGGGATTACCCGCGCACGTCAGACCCTGGCGTTCACCTTTGCCGCCAAGCGCAAACAGTACGGCGAAATCATCGACTGCTCGCCGAGCCGTTTCCTCGATGAACTGCCGCCGGACGATCTGGCGTGGGAAGGCAACGACGACACCCCGACCGAAGTCAAAGCCGTACGTGGCAATAGCGCATTGGCGGATATACGCGCGATGTTAAAACGCTAG
- a CDS encoding xanthine phosphoribosyltransferase, which produces MEALHKKIREEGIVLSDQVLKVDAFLNHQIDPQLMKLIGDEFATLFKDSGITKIVTIEASGIAPAIMTGLNLGVPVIFARKHQSLTLTENLLSASVYSFTKQTESTVAISPRHLTSSDRVLIIDDFLANGKASQALISIIKQAGATVAGLGIVIEKSFQGGRAELDAQGYRVESLARVKSLADGVVTFL; this is translated from the coding sequence GTGGAAGCACTGCACAAGAAAATTCGCGAAGAAGGCATCGTGCTTTCCGACCAGGTCCTGAAAGTCGACGCCTTTCTGAACCACCAGATCGACCCGCAATTGATGAAGCTGATCGGCGACGAATTCGCCACGCTGTTCAAGGATTCGGGGATCACCAAGATCGTCACCATCGAAGCGTCGGGCATTGCTCCGGCGATCATGACCGGTCTGAACCTCGGCGTGCCGGTGATCTTCGCCCGCAAGCACCAGTCCCTGACCCTGACTGAAAACCTGCTGTCGGCGAGCGTTTACTCGTTCACCAAGCAGACCGAAAGCACCGTGGCCATTTCTCCACGTCATCTGACCAGCAGCGACCGCGTGCTGATCATCGACGACTTCCTGGCCAACGGTAAGGCGTCGCAGGCACTGATTTCGATCATCAAACAGGCCGGTGCCACCGTGGCAGGCCTGGGTATCGTGATCGAGAAATCGTTCCAGGGCGGCCGCGCCGAGCTGGACGCGCAAGGCTACCGCGTCGAATCCCTGGCCCGGGTCAAGTCCCTGGCCGACGGCGTCGTGACCTTCCTGTAG
- a CDS encoding acetyl-CoA hydrolase/transferase C-terminal domain-containing protein, whose amino-acid sequence MVQSVSIEQAVDDVLARLPAHIHLGLPLGLGKPNRFVNALYQRIAQLPERHLTVYTALSLGRPSLGDGLQRRFLEPFIERVFGDYPELDFLADLHRDSLPANIHIEQFFMQPGSLLHSASAQQDYVSSNYSHAARDINAAGLNLVAQLVAHDPQQPERLSLSCNPDITLDLLPMIAKRRAAGETILLLGQVHRDLPYMPGDSEVDREAFDLLIDEEEGSTLFSTPNMPVGLQDHFIGLHASTLVRDGGTLQIGIGAMGDALTAALLSRQADNDGYRALLTDLDARYWAPLISREGGVEPFAKGLYGCSEMFVNGLLALSDAGIVRRKVYPSIALQQHANAGTLDESAQVGGIAIHGGFFLGPRSFYQRLRELPHSKLAEFNMTAISYINELYGQEELKRLQRLDARFINSAFTMTLLGAGVADQLEGGQVLSGVGGQYNFVVQGHALEGARSILILRSWRESGGEVSSNMVWEYGHCTIPRHLRDIVITEYGIADLRGKTDAKVIEALLNISDSRFQPGLIEQAQKAGKLPKDFRLDPRFTDNSPQRLQAIAARHPRLFPEYPLGSDFSSEERDLLRALNWLKSKFKLTEILELGKAALDAPEPSEYPVHLERMQLTKPEGLKEDLYQRLLLAGLKATAQ is encoded by the coding sequence ATGGTGCAGTCGGTATCAATCGAACAGGCAGTCGATGATGTGCTCGCACGTTTGCCAGCGCATATACACCTCGGCCTGCCGCTGGGGCTGGGAAAACCCAACCGCTTCGTCAACGCGCTCTATCAGCGCATCGCCCAGTTGCCCGAGCGGCATCTGACGGTCTACACCGCGTTGAGCCTGGGTCGTCCGTCATTGGGCGACGGCTTGCAGCGGCGCTTTCTGGAACCCTTCATCGAGCGAGTGTTTGGCGATTATCCCGAGCTGGATTTTCTCGCCGACCTGCACCGTGACAGCCTCCCGGCGAACATTCATATCGAGCAGTTCTTCATGCAGCCCGGCAGCTTGCTGCACAGCGCGTCGGCGCAGCAGGACTACGTCAGCAGCAACTACAGCCACGCCGCCCGGGACATCAATGCCGCCGGGTTGAACCTGGTGGCGCAATTGGTGGCCCATGATCCGCAGCAGCCGGAGCGACTAAGCCTGAGCTGCAACCCGGACATCACCCTCGACCTGTTGCCGATGATCGCCAAACGTCGTGCTGCCGGGGAAACCATCCTGCTGCTCGGCCAGGTTCATCGGGATCTGCCGTACATGCCGGGAGACTCGGAAGTCGACCGTGAGGCGTTCGATTTGCTGATCGACGAGGAGGAGGGCAGCACGCTGTTTTCCACACCGAACATGCCGGTAGGCTTGCAGGATCACTTCATAGGCCTGCATGCCAGTACCCTGGTGCGGGACGGCGGAACCCTGCAAATCGGCATCGGAGCCATGGGCGATGCGCTGACCGCCGCGTTGCTCTCACGGCAGGCGGATAACGACGGCTACCGTGCGTTGTTGACGGACCTTGATGCGCGTTACTGGGCGCCGCTGATTAGCCGTGAAGGTGGCGTGGAGCCTTTTGCCAAGGGGCTTTATGGTTGCAGCGAGATGTTCGTCAACGGTCTGCTGGCGTTGTCCGATGCCGGGATCGTGCGACGCAAGGTTTATCCGAGCATCGCCCTGCAACAGCACGCCAATGCCGGAACCCTGGATGAGTCGGCTCAAGTGGGCGGCATCGCGATACACGGTGGTTTTTTCCTTGGGCCGCGTAGTTTCTATCAGCGGTTGCGGGAATTACCCCACAGCAAGCTCGCTGAATTCAACATGACCGCCATCAGTTACATCAACGAGCTGTACGGCCAGGAAGAGCTCAAGCGCTTGCAGCGCCTGGATGCGCGCTTCATCAACAGCGCGTTCACCATGACCCTGCTCGGCGCCGGTGTTGCTGATCAGTTGGAAGGCGGTCAGGTGCTCAGCGGTGTCGGCGGACAATACAACTTCGTCGTCCAGGGCCATGCGCTGGAAGGCGCGCGCTCGATTCTGATCCTGCGCAGCTGGCGTGAGTCGGGCGGTGAAGTGAGCTCGAACATGGTCTGGGAATACGGCCATTGCACGATTCCACGGCACTTGCGTGACATTGTGATCACCGAATACGGCATCGCCGATTTACGCGGCAAGACCGACGCCAAGGTGATCGAAGCGTTGCTCAACATCAGCGATTCACGCTTCCAGCCGGGCTTGATCGAACAGGCGCAGAAGGCCGGCAAACTGCCGAAGGATTTTCGCCTCGATCCGCGTTTCACCGACAACAGCCCACAGCGCTTGCAGGCGATTGCTGCACGGCACCCGCGGTTGTTTCCGGAGTATCCGTTGGGCAGTGATTTCAGCAGCGAAGAGCGGGATTTGTTGCGGGCGCTGAACTGGCTCAAGAGCAAGTTCAAACTCACCGAGATTCTGGAGCTGGGCAAGGCCGCGCTGGATGCGCCGGAACCCTCGGAGTACCCGGTTCATCTGGAGCGGATGCAGCTGACGAAGCCTGAGGGCTTGAAGGAGGACTTGTATCAGCGGTTGCTGCTGGCGGGCCTGAAGGCTACCGCGCAATAG
- a CDS encoding cytochrome c5 family protein has translation MKMLAAPATVLALWAVSAQASTTDDIAKRLEPVGQVCVQGQECKGMEVAASVGGGAAKTPDEIIAKHCNACHGTGLLGAPKIGDAADWKKRADKEGGTAAGLAKVALTGLNAMPPKGTCSDCEVKDLEGAIQKMSGLK, from the coding sequence ATGAAAATGCTGGCCGCACCAGCAACCGTATTGGCCCTTTGGGCAGTCAGCGCACAAGCGTCGACCACTGACGATATCGCCAAACGCCTTGAGCCTGTCGGCCAGGTCTGTGTACAAGGTCAGGAGTGCAAGGGGATGGAAGTCGCCGCTTCGGTAGGCGGCGGTGCAGCGAAAACTCCCGATGAAATCATTGCCAAACATTGCAATGCTTGCCACGGCACGGGTCTGCTGGGCGCACCGAAAATCGGTGATGCTGCAGACTGGAAAAAACGCGCCGACAAAGAAGGCGGCACTGCTGCTGGCCTGGCGAAAGTAGCGCTGACAGGTCTCAATGCGATGCCGCCAAAAGGCACCTGCAGCGACTGCGAAGTGAAAGACCTTGAAGGCGCCATCCAGAAGATGTCCGGCCTGAAATAA
- a CDS encoding cupin domain-containing protein, whose translation MDVGERLQSIRKLKGLSQRELAKRAGVTNSTISMIEKNSVSPSISSLRKVLGGIPMSMVEFFSEEILQEKPTQIVYKANELIDISDGAVTMKLVGKAHPSRAIAFLNEIYPPGADTGEEMLTHEGEETGILLEGRLELVVGLETFVLEAGDSYYFESTKPHRFRNPFDAPARLISAATPANF comes from the coding sequence TTGGACGTCGGTGAACGACTGCAATCGATCCGTAAACTGAAAGGTCTATCCCAGCGAGAGCTCGCCAAGCGGGCAGGCGTTACCAATAGCACCATTTCAATGATCGAGAAAAACAGCGTCAGCCCTTCGATCAGTTCGCTGAGGAAGGTACTTGGCGGCATCCCCATGTCCATGGTCGAGTTCTTTTCCGAAGAAATTCTTCAGGAAAAACCGACGCAGATTGTCTACAAGGCCAATGAGCTGATCGATATCTCCGATGGCGCCGTGACCATGAAACTGGTCGGCAAGGCCCATCCGAGCCGTGCTATCGCGTTCCTCAACGAGATCTACCCGCCAGGCGCCGATACCGGTGAAGAGATGCTCACCCATGAGGGCGAGGAAACCGGGATTCTGCTCGAAGGTCGCCTTGAGCTGGTGGTCGGGCTCGAGACATTCGTGCTCGAGGCCGGTGACAGCTACTATTTCGAAAGCACCAAACCGCACCGTTTCCGAAATCCGTTCGATGCGCCAGCGCGACTAATCAGCGCAGCCACACCGGCGAATTTCTAG
- the alr gene encoding alanine racemase has product MRPARALIDLQALRHNYQLAREVSGARALAVIKADAYGHGAVRCAQALEAEADGFAVACIEEALELRAAGIRAPVLLLEGFFEADELSLIVEHDFWCVVHSLWQLEAIEKAALSKPITVWLKLDSGMHRVGLHPADYQAAYQRLLASGKVSKIVLMSHFARADELHSSSAAEQVAVFEAARQGLSAQVSLCNSPAVLGWPQVPSDWVRPGIMLYGATPFEEANPVAARLQPVMTLESKVISVRELPAGEPVGYGAKFITQKPMRIGVVAMGYADGYPRQAPTGTPVLVAGQRSQLLGRVSMDMLCIDLTDVPQAGLGSTVELWGKNILASDVAMAAGTIPYQIFCNLRRVPRLYSGS; this is encoded by the coding sequence ATGCGTCCTGCCCGTGCCCTGATCGATCTTCAAGCCCTGCGTCATAACTATCAACTGGCCCGTGAAGTCTCGGGGGCGCGCGCCCTCGCGGTGATCAAGGCCGATGCCTATGGCCATGGCGCGGTGCGCTGTGCCCAGGCCCTGGAGGCCGAGGCGGACGGTTTCGCCGTGGCCTGTATCGAAGAAGCCCTGGAGCTGCGCGCCGCCGGTATTCGTGCGCCGGTCCTGCTGCTCGAAGGCTTTTTCGAAGCCGATGAGCTGTCGCTGATCGTTGAGCATGATTTCTGGTGCGTGGTGCATTCGCTGTGGCAACTCGAAGCAATCGAGAAAGCCGCGTTGAGCAAGCCGATCACGGTCTGGCTCAAGCTGGATTCGGGCATGCACCGGGTCGGCCTGCATCCGGCGGATTATCAGGCGGCATATCAGCGTTTGCTGGCCAGCGGCAAAGTCTCGAAGATCGTGCTGATGAGCCACTTTGCGCGTGCCGACGAGCTGCATAGCAGCAGCGCGGCGGAGCAGGTTGCGGTGTTTGAAGCGGCGCGCCAGGGCTTGTCGGCGCAGGTCAGCTTGTGTAACTCGCCGGCGGTGCTGGGCTGGCCGCAGGTGCCGAGCGATTGGGTTCGCCCGGGCATCATGCTTTATGGCGCGACACCTTTCGAAGAAGCCAATCCGGTGGCGGCGCGCCTGCAGCCGGTGATGACCCTGGAATCGAAAGTCATCAGCGTGCGCGAACTGCCGGCCGGTGAGCCGGTGGGCTATGGGGCGAAGTTCATCACCCAGAAGCCGATGCGCATCGGCGTGGTTGCCATGGGCTATGCCGATGGTTATCCGCGTCAGGCGCCTACCGGCACACCGGTGTTGGTGGCCGGGCAGCGCAGCCAGCTGCTGGGACGGGTGTCGATGGACATGCTCTGCATAGATTTGACCGATGTGCCGCAGGCCGGCCTCGGTTCGACGGTCGAATTGTGGGGTAAAAACATCCTCGCCAGCGACGTCGCCATGGCTGCCGGGACCATTCCCTACCAGATCTTCTGCAACCTGCGTCGCGTGCCACGGCTCTATTCCGGGAGCTGA
- a CDS encoding RidA family protein: MSIQRQLTNERMSQIVVHNGTVYLAGQVGDDMNAGIEQQTRETLANIERLLDLAGTDKTKLLSVTIYLKDIDAHFEGMNSVWDTWLPKNVAPARATVEAKLCEPEILVELSVVAALP, from the coding sequence ATGTCAATCCAGCGCCAGCTCACCAATGAGCGCATGAGCCAGATCGTTGTCCACAACGGTACCGTGTATCTGGCAGGGCAAGTCGGCGACGACATGAATGCCGGGATTGAACAGCAGACTCGTGAAACCCTCGCCAACATCGAGCGTTTGCTGGATCTGGCCGGGACCGACAAGACCAAGCTGCTGTCGGTGACGATTTACCTGAAAGACATCGATGCCCATTTCGAGGGCATGAACAGTGTCTGGGACACTTGGTTGCCAAAGAATGTCGCGCCCGCCCGTGCGACAGTCGAAGCCAAGCTGTGCGAACCGGAAATCCTGGTTGAGCTGTCGGTAGTGGCTGCTCTGCCTTAA
- the dadA gene encoding D-amino acid dehydrogenase, producing MRVLVLGSGVIGTASAYYLARAGFEVTVVDRQPAAAMETSFANAGQVSPGYASPWAAPGVPLKAIKWLLQRHAPLAIKATADIDQYLWMAQMLRNCTASRYAVNKERMVRLSEYSRDCLDELRAETGIAYEGRTLGTTQLFRTQAQLDGAAKDIAVLKESGVPFELLDRAGIARVEPALASVTDILAGALRLPNDQTGDCQIFTTRLAEMAVKLGVEFRFDQDIQRLDYAGDRINGVWIDGKLETADRYVLALGSYSPKLLKPLGIKAPVYPLKGYSLTVPITNPAMAPTSTILDETYKVAITRFDTRIRVGGMAEIAGFDLSLNPRRRETLEMIVNDLYPQGGDLAEASFWTGLRPTTPDGTPIVGATPFKNLFLNTGHGTLGWTMACGSGRLLADLMAKKTPQISAEGLDISRYGNTPKESEKHVNPAPAHQ from the coding sequence ATGCGCGTTCTGGTCTTGGGTAGCGGCGTCATCGGTACCGCCAGTGCCTACTATCTGGCTCGGGCCGGGTTTGAAGTAACGGTTGTAGACCGTCAGCCGGCTGCTGCCATGGAAACCAGTTTCGCCAATGCCGGCCAGGTCTCGCCGGGCTATGCCTCGCCGTGGGCCGCGCCGGGCGTGCCGCTCAAAGCCATCAAATGGCTGCTGCAACGCCACGCACCGCTGGCGATCAAGGCCACCGCCGATATCGACCAATACCTGTGGATGGCGCAGATGTTGCGCAACTGCACCGCCAGCCGTTATGCGGTGAACAAGGAGCGCATGGTCCGTCTGTCCGAGTACAGCCGTGACTGCCTCGATGAACTGCGTGCTGAAACCGGCATTGCCTACGAAGGCCGCACCCTGGGGACCACGCAACTGTTCCGCACTCAGGCGCAGCTGGATGGCGCGGCAAAAGACATCGCGGTCCTGAAAGAGTCCGGCGTGCCCTTTGAACTGCTCGACCGCGCCGGCATTGCCCGCGTCGAACCAGCGCTGGCCAGCGTGACCGATATCCTCGCCGGTGCCTTGCGCCTGCCGAACGACCAGACCGGCGACTGCCAGATCTTCACCACGCGCCTGGCCGAAATGGCCGTGAAACTGGGCGTGGAATTCCGCTTTGACCAGGACATTCAGCGCCTCGACTACGCCGGAGACCGGATCAACGGCGTGTGGATCGACGGCAAGCTGGAAACCGCCGACCGCTACGTATTGGCGCTCGGCAGCTACTCGCCGAAGTTGCTCAAGCCGTTGGGCATCAAGGCCCCGGTGTACCCGCTCAAGGGTTACTCGCTGACCGTACCGATCACAAATCCGGCGATGGCCCCGACGTCGACTATTCTCGACGAGACCTACAAGGTCGCGATCACCCGTTTCGACACCCGCATTCGTGTCGGCGGCATGGCTGAGATAGCCGGTTTTGACCTGTCGCTGAACCCGCGTCGACGCGAAACGCTGGAGATGATCGTCAACGATCTTTATCCTCAGGGCGGCGACCTCGCCGAGGCGAGTTTCTGGACCGGTCTGCGTCCGACCACACCGGACGGCACGCCGATTGTTGGCGCCACCCCGTTCAAGAACCTGTTCCTGAACACCGGTCATGGCACACTCGGCTGGACCATGGCGTGTGGCTCCGGTCGCTTGCTGGCCGACCTGATGGCGAAGAAAACGCCGCAGATCAGTGCTGAAGGCCTCGATATTTCCCGTTATGGCAACACCCCAAAGGAGTCTGAAAAGCATGTCAATCCAGCGCCAGCTCACCAATGA
- a CDS encoding Lrp/AsnC ligand binding domain-containing protein: MRTNTQTKRELDKIDRNILRILQADGRISFTELGEKVGLSTTPCTERVRRLEREGIIMGYNARLNPQHLKGSLLVFVEISLDYKSGDTFEEFRRAVLKLPHVLECHLVSGDFDYLVKARISEMASYRKLLGDILLKLPHVRESKSYIVMEEVKESLNLPIPD; encoded by the coding sequence ATGCGGACCAATACTCAGACCAAACGCGAACTGGACAAGATCGACCGTAACATCCTGCGCATCCTTCAGGCAGACGGGCGGATTTCGTTTACCGAGCTTGGGGAGAAAGTCGGGCTGTCGACCACGCCCTGCACTGAGCGGGTGCGACGCCTGGAACGCGAAGGGATCATCATGGGCTACAACGCCCGGCTTAACCCGCAGCACCTCAAGGGCAGCCTGCTGGTGTTCGTCGAGATCAGCCTCGACTACAAGTCTGGCGATACCTTTGAAGAGTTCCGACGCGCCGTGCTGAAACTGCCACACGTACTGGAATGCCACCTGGTGTCAGGGGATTTCGACTACCTGGTGAAAGCGCGGATTTCCGAGATGGCCTCGTACCGCAAACTGCTGGGCGACATCCTGCTCAAATTGCCCCACGTGCGTGAGTCCAAGAGCTATATCGTGATGGAAGAAGTGAAAGAGAGCCTGAATCTGCCGATTCCGGATTGA
- a CDS encoding YkgJ family cysteine cluster protein, whose translation MSCNSQKIRALRQQIPSFECVPGCHDCCGPVTTSPEEMSRLPRKTRAEQDAAMDELNCVHLGPDGCTVYDERPLICRLFGTTATLPCPNGRRPVELIHPRVEKQIHEYMASTRQVLV comes from the coding sequence ATGAGCTGCAACAGTCAGAAAATCCGCGCTCTTCGCCAGCAAATCCCCTCGTTTGAGTGCGTGCCCGGCTGCCATGACTGCTGTGGCCCGGTGACTACATCGCCAGAAGAAATGTCGCGTCTGCCGCGTAAGACCAGGGCCGAGCAGGACGCTGCGATGGATGAGCTGAACTGTGTGCACCTGGGCCCCGATGGCTGCACGGTGTATGACGAGCGGCCGTTGATCTGTCGGCTGTTCGGCACCACGGCAACCCTGCCGTGCCCCAACGGTCGCCGCCCGGTGGAGTTGATTCATCCTCGGGTCGAGAAGCAGATCCATGAATACATGGCCAGCACCCGGCAGGTGTTGGTTTAA